The DNA window CTATAGGATTACAAGTTGTTACATGATCTTTCCTCATGAATATCTCTCTTTTCTAAATTAGATTACATCTAACCACACTCATATACCTTGCTAGTTATAGAATATTCTGATAATATTCTTCAGAAGTTTGGAATGTTCTAAGATATTCAGACTGCTAATGACTATGGCGTGTTTCAAGGAAGAGAGggtaaacaaatttgaaaaaatatatactTGAAAAACTCTGAACATTGAAGGAGGAAGTCAGTAGGCAATATACGTATCtcaatgttttgtttttcctcctGCCTTGTGTCTAATTTCTTACTCATCATGTTTTCTCTAGATTTTTGACAACACTCCGGCTGCCAAAGATGGTACTTTACAGAGTGGAGATGAAATAGTTGGTGTGAATGGAGCCTCTGTTAAGGGTAAAACCAAGGTAGAAGTGGCAAAAATGATACAGGCATGCAAGGTAAAATTTTGCTAccttttttccttgaattgcACCCTTTACTTATGTAAGTCTATGCAGTATTATTATGTCCTGTGTCTCATTATACAAGTTGCTACCATATCTACTGAAGCATACCTACATATTTTTAGCGGAAATTTTTGTAACATCTCATAATTTCTTACAGTAATctagaaaaaattcaaagtagcGCAAGTACCCTAGATAGTTGAATATACTGGCCCGTACTGGCACATGTGGACTGTACTGAGCAGAAAGCTACCAAGTTACATCAGCCACTGCCAAATTTTATCggatgttttatttcttttatagGAGAACTGTAGTGTAgactcttttgaaaattttaggtaatCTCTCTGTGACAAgaagcaaatttcttgaaattttcaatagaatctgtacaatttttctccggaaaaatattaatcaaaTGAAATGTAGCAATGGCTAATGCGGTCTATTTGGTTTAAAATTTGGAACTTGTTTTGGAGCTTGCTGGTTCATCCACATCCCAACTATGAttcatttaatttgaaaatatggtCCACATTATTATGTTTTGAAAGTTATGTGAGtgctgattttgaatttttaaacatttactTGTGCTTCACTAAAAAAAGTCTACTCATTAGATTATCATTTGATGATTTCTGCTCCCATAGAACAgctgtttttttgttgttttttccccttatttGCAAGAAAACTCATCTGAGGGCATGGCTTACCGGTCACTGGTTACAGCAGATAAGCTGTTGCTGGtctgatttgtttttttttaaaggaagagCAGCATAACATGCTTCTGGTTTGTTTTATGGCTACTCTGGAATGCCCTAAACGCTTTGGGGGTAGACAacacacagagagaaaaaacaacACAGGAAACTCGTTTCCGTTGAGGCCTCGAAAGCCGTCTGGATCGAGCCTTCAAGGTTTGTCTGGAAAAGGAGACAAGAGATGAAAAAAGCGTTTTTTGTAGGGGAAAGTGGCCAGATGGTCACTCCGCAAACTCCTTAACTAACCTCATGATGAAAGAAGGGAGAGGAAATCCCTTAAAAGGAGTGGAAACAGCCCTTCTGTGATAGgtcaaaagtgaaaaatttcaaaacttcagtAATTTTGGCCTTCTACTTGCATGACATTGCTGCTGAGTTAGTTGGTGTAAAATAGTAAATTTAATCTTTTAGCCACTATAATTCTCACTTACCAGCATTAGCAATTTCTTTCAGGAAAGTCTTCAAATTGTTTTTCACTTCATCGTAGATcttaaattcgtattttgtctctttttttcctgTCTTTTTTAATTCTACAAAACATTTTCTTCCTACAGGATGAGGTAAGTATCAAGTACAATAAACTGCATGCAGACCCTCAACAAGGGAAAACTCTGGATATAGTACTGAAGAAAGTGAAACATCGATTAGTAGAAAATATGAGCACCACAACTGCTGATGCATTAGGTAAAGACTGTTCTGTCACTCTTGCAATATTAGTAGTGTTAGTGCCATGCTCATCTGAAAAATAAGTTCTCTTATTTTATATCTTCCAGATTGAATGAGATAAATCAAATCCCTACTAAGGTATAAGCGTGTATTGAAGCTGAGAGTTTGCCTAACACGTCAGGATTAGAGCAGTGATTTAAAGATTTTTGAATCTGATTGCAATTTATGTTTGATTAATCGCACAACTCTAGTCAGGATTTTTTTCGCAGTGATAAAGCTGTTTTAGGTGATTTGAGAGAGAATGAAAAGAATAGCTTCCTTAAGCTTCCACAGTTGCTTTACTTCAGTTGGCTAGGGTATATACTTTTCGATCTTCTCTCAATACTCAGCAGCTACAGTGGCATTAGAAGAGCCCAAAATATCTATCAGATGTACAATGCTCTGCTTCTTCTCCAGAAGAATCATATCAGGCCTATTATGTGGGACGGTCTTGCCACcatactgatttttcctcttctttttatcTTGGAATAGGGAGCTTTTCCTGACATTTAACTGACTGGCCACTAGCCTGCACTAGCCAAATTCAGCAATACACTGTTAAGTCGATTGAGAATCATTATCAtgattttactgaaaaattgattttccaaataaatatttttttcctctctgttttatttcattcaaacACACTGAAATGTTAAATGTGAATATTCTATTTCTTTTCAGGACTCTCAAGAGCCATTTTGTGCAATGATACACTAGTCAAAAAGTTAGATGAATTAGAGGCAACAGAACTCATGTACAAAAAATTAGTGGATCATTCTAAGTATGTTTTGAAGTCCTTCTTCAAGTTGCTCCAGGTCTATAAaggtattaacatttttatggtACTTACAAATGAGATATGCTCATTAAAACGATGCTTTGCTCCTTTTTGGGGGAAAGTGAGCTTCACAACTTACGTGACCTAACTTGGTCCCTGGTTTTTCTGCACATAATGATTGTTCAGTTCCCCTACTTTACATCGCAAAAGTTTcatatctgaaaaaatttttaAGTGGGGAAGATACATAccaggaaaaatgaaaaaattatgatgagttGGAAATGTTAACTCAAGTAAACATACATTCATACCAAATCAAAAACTTGCAATAGCTAAACATACGTattaacaaaaacaaacaaaaactaaaaatgggAAATAAGAACCAGTCCGCGAACAGATTAGGCGCAATTTTAGTAAGTGTCTAGTAGAAAAATTCAACTGCTTAAAATCCTAAGCTTTCCATTATTATTGTCAGGTGCTCGGATCGTTTTTAATAAGATAGGAAAATTGGGTAGAAAATCTCTTTACTAATACTGTGATGCCTAAATACATGGTGAGAGTCATGTGTTGTGGCCGTATGTTCTCTCCCCTTTTCCGTATGGGCAAAACTGATATTACTTTGTGATCAGTCCATATTGATAATATAGAATTCTGCATTGAGGGTCAAATTAGATTTGAGCCCTCTGCAGGAACCACATTACTGTGTGAAAGTGCTATTTCAAACCATCATCAACAAATAGTAAAATGTCTAACTGCTCcagaaaatatcaaaattttaaccAACAACCAGTTAAGGCTGTaacattttgtaaatataacGAACAAACAGAGGCCTCTATTAAATTCTATAATACAGGTTACGGGGCATCCCTGTACATCTAACCTTCTAATCGGACAACTAATTAAAATCTTTTGAAGGTTTGCTCAGTCCTACAAATTTCTGTCTGTCCTCAGTTAACTCAATGCCAAAAATGTActaattgcaatttttgttttaattttctgcCGGACAGCATTCGGTGATGCTTTTGCAGCGATTGGTGTCAGAGAACCCCAACCTCGAGCCAGTGAGACTTTCCGTCAATTTGGAGACTGTCACAGACaaatggaaaaatttggaaTCACTACCCTGAAAGCTTTAAAACCAGTAAGATTATCATGCCTATAACATAGGTCTTACTTATGCCTATTGCTGTCTACCTCTTTAGTTCGTACAACATTTAAGTTTCAGTAGTTTTAATTCACTGTCATTCCTCATATACTAGATAATATTTATCAACCGAATTTCTTGTTACTTTCAGATACTTTGGAGAAGTTTTTCGTTTAAAGTAAACCTTcacagaaaataaatattttaaaattaaacagaCATCGTCAATATTtgaatttgatttaatttatatttaacAAGACACAGATTGATAATGCTGTGAAGGGTATCAacagaaacttcaaaaatgcatATCACGATTTACATGAATAACTTTGAAAGACTTGCTTTACCTTGGGAATTGTATTATAATTTGTCCTAGCAGACACGCAGCTCTGAAAAAGTATATCCATATTATTCTGTATTACAGATTCTTAATGACTTGGGGACTTACTTAAACAAAGCGATTCCTGACACAAAATTAACAATCCGCAAGTATGctgatgcaaaatttgaatatttgtcctATTGTTTGAAAGTCAAGGAAATGGACGATGAAGAGCATGGCTATTCTGTGCTGCAAGAGCCTCTATACCGCGTTGAAACTGGAAATTATGAATACAGGTAATCTCTTCTAGAATATCAAATTTAAACTCCTTCTTTTTGTAGGCTCTCAAGTATCAAAACTTACATgcttaaaattaatattaaaacGTTCATTGTCAATGAATTTTTGTGTATTGTTCCTGTTCGACCAGAACAACAtgtaagaaaataatgaaacggAAATGCTTAAAACCATAGTTACCAGCAATTGCCATACTGCTGGCTCTTTTTACAGGCAGTGTGATTAAAAACCTAAAATGTCAGGTAATTTGAAACAACCAGAATAAATTGAAGAGTGGCTGAGACATTAGTAAGAAGtcaggaaattcgaatttgaacACGCATACGGTAAGCATCATAAGCTGGTCGATAATGCTCTCTGTTACTGATAGTGAGTGTAAGCGCTTACTTAGTCCTGATGAAAGGGCAAGAATTGGGGATGTAAAAGCCACTAAAAAGAGTTCCTAAAAATACCGTTTGGCACCAGTTGACAAAAGTCAACAActtgattaaaaaaatgaataaatgaaagtTAAAAGTTCAATAGCAGGAGAGGAAAAGAAATCAATGATTTAAGTTCAATATACACTAGAAAAGCTATATTTGCCATCAAGACACCAGAAAAGCTATTTTTGCCATCAAAGAGTTCGACAATATCCTAATTTCTTTCGAAATGCCGAACGGCATCCTTGCCGATTAATATTATACCTTTGTTATGTTGGCtaatttttaattcaagaaAAGTATAGAATAAGTACCCTTGCTCATTGTAGTTGTTTAATTTTGCAGCTGTTTCTAATGACAAATTTtaactctttgaaaatttgcaggCTCATTTTACACTGCCGACAAGAAGCTCGAAGTCGCTTTGCCCAGCTAAGGTCAGATGTTCTAGTTAAAATGGAGCTATTAGACAACAAGCATGTTCAAGATGTTGTGTGGCAACTTCAgcgttttgtttcaggtaaaagaaaaatcttcatGCCCATGATGAGAATTTTTTTGTACAAAGGCTGTCCGAAAAAGACTGAGAAGCAGTCTCTTTTCTAGGAAACTTAAAGAAATCAGAATGCAGTTTATGGAAATCTGTAGTTTACTTATTTATGCCCAGAAAAGCGGGTAAAAACGTCATTTTCGGCAGTTTTCCGACAATACCAGAGAAGGCAGAAGGCGGATTTTATGGGGAACATATAATACGGATTCAGcaaccaaaaatacataagaatcgttGTTAACCTCTTCTGACTTCTTTCTCACATGAGAACACATCTTCTTTCTCACATTTCTTTCCTTTTGAGATCTTTTAGATGATTTATTGAGATCGATTGAGATATataacatttatttattttagtcaTCTTTACTTAAATATTCTAGAGCgttcctttccaatttttcaggtttagCTCAACTCCATTCAACCTAGTGTATAAGCATTATTATTTAGAGTCTCTAAAATCTTCGTCTTTCATTTTCCAGGTTTAGCATCATTTCATTCAAATGTCTATGAATTACTGAAAGGCAATAAGCTTTTTCCAATAGAGACAGATCTTGCTCAATCGGCATTCCAGTACAAGTCAACAGGTCCTGTCCTCCAGGTATGAATGCATTCAAACATTTGCTTTGTTAATGTCTAAAGCAATCAAGGACATGGCTGCAAAAACCACACAACACAACATACCtacatttttcagaaactatCCTTTCTTCATCTACAgcaaagttttgtttttgaaatattgcactctttttttattttacttcggttttaattatctttttttttttttttttttttcaaaaaaactgaagataaTTTTGTGACTGTATCCTTTTTACAAATCGTGTGTCTGTTATGCTGTTAACTTAAAAGCAAGGCAGGCAACTTACAAAAAAATAACGCCCTTTCAGAATTACAATCGTTAATATTACAAAGCCACTTCTACTGTTTCTACAAAATTTATACACTAAATTATACACAAACTATAATATATAATTACTTAGTTCTATATAATTCTAataatgagcctgttgcaaacttttgctagagcaaaaataagaattgaCTCTTACAGTacatgactcaaaaatcacgatgaatgcatcggcaaagtctaaaatgaactcttaacttcacaatctgcgcaagaaaattgtttttttttagcttcccgcctcaaaaacgatactacagcacaggtgaaaattttgtaagaGGATTTGTCTCATCCAAAGCTTCCGAACTGGgctgctacacaatattcaagaTGGTCGATGCCGACCCTTCAAAAAACACGAGACGAGACTGAATTTTATAAACTTGCGTGTTTACATATTTACATTTCCCTTGCTTTGATAGAGATCATGGTGCTTCATCACCATTTACGCGCAGATGCGTCAGCCATCTATTGTGCACTTGGCGCGCAAGGGTTgtatggaatgactcctcttacaaaatgctCACCTGTGCTGTattatcgtttttgaagcgggaagcttaaacaTAAACAAATTTCTTTCGcatattgtgaagttaggagtgcatttcagactttgcgaATGCGCCCATCGtaatttttaagtcattttctgcaagaatcaattctgatttttgctctagcaaaagtttgcaacaggcccattgtcatTCAAATTGCCCTCAAACTACCAGTTAAAATGACTCAAGATGCAGTGAAGATCATAATGTTGATGAAACGTAGCGATGAAGTGAATAAATTCATCATGCAGTTCATATGTCAAAACTATCGGTTCAATAGCCATCGAACTCACCTACGGGCTTTTTCACTTAACGAAAAGTAAAGTAATAGGTAacacattttttcttgatttggTTTTTTAGGATGATGAGGATGCTGATGATGATGAGCCAGTCCAGGCAATGGAAGCAACAGAAAACAATGTTGGGCAGCTGTCTCCTTCTAAAGTGGATCCAAATTACATCACGCCAGGTCACACACACACAACTTCTCAGAATGAAAGCCAAATAACCTCAACTAACAACATTCATGAACTAATCTCCACTAACCAAACTTATGATAATTCTCAAAGCCTCAATGACCTGATTTTGAATTCAGAAAATTCTAACTTGCTGGGTGCCTCTTTGCAAACTGACCTCAGTTCCTTCCAAAACCTGAAAAGTTCATCTGTTGGTCAGCAATTGTCGGGTAGTGATTCGTTCGATTTATTAATGAATAGTAATCAAGATCTGGTCAATGTCCAAAGTGTGTCATCAAGTTTGCAGAATCTGACAAGTGATTTAAATAACCTGTCAGAAAATTTAGATAGCTTGATTCAGAATCAGTTGATACCTGGGGTGAGTGAGATTCAATCAGGGCCCTCAAACGAATCAATAGAAAATGTGTTGAGCAAGCCAAGTGTCAATGgagcagaaaaaaatgttgactaCCTTTTGGATTAAGTGCACTGACTTCCACCAtataatcaaaatttaaaaaaaattatttttcataacaGAAGGTTTGCGTTTTAATCATGAAACCCTTTGAACTTCCTAAGACTCTGGACTGGTTTTCAactagttcttgatttaattttattatgTAGTAAGAATTTTATGAAGTCGTCAGTTTCAGTTG is part of the Bemisia tabaci chromosome 1, PGI_BMITA_v3 genome and encodes:
- the PICK1 gene encoding PRKCA-binding protein isoform X3, with protein sequence MNNSLLQDYEDDYFLEEDKLGMVVTSGIVTIKKDTTNLIGISIGGGAPLCPCLYIVQIFDNTPAAKDGTLQSGDEIVGVNGASVKGKTKVEVAKMIQACKDEVSIKYNKLHADPQQGKTLDIVLKKVKHRLVENMSTTTADALGLSRAILCNDTLVKKLDELEATELMYKKLVDHSKYVLKSFFKLLQVYKAFGDAFAAIGVREPQPRASETFRQFGDCHRQMEKFGITTLKALKPILNDLGTYLNKAIPDTKLTIRKYADAKFEYLSYCLKVKEMDDEEHGYSVLQEPLYRVETGNYEYRLILHCRQEARSRFAQLRSDVLVKMELLDNKHVQDVVWQLQRFVSGLASFHSNVYELLKGNKLFPIETDLAQSAFQYKSTGPVLQDDEDADDDEPVQAMEATENNVGQLSPSKVDPNYITPGHTHTTSQNESQITSTNNIHELISTNQTYDNSQSLNDLILNSENSNLLGASLQTDLSSFQNLKSSSVGQQLSGSDSFDLLMNSNQDLVNVQSVSSSLQNLTSDLNNLSENLDSLIQNQLIPGVSEIQSGPSNESIENVLSKPSVNGAEKNVDYLLD
- the PICK1 gene encoding PRKCA-binding protein isoform X1; protein product: MNNSLLQDYEDDYFLEEDKLPTSEVVTNTSAVSALVDVDLLTEAVSNNFLKDNSEETEEDQLHKIESIEDLEKLLVEPRYLYQDRMGMVVTSGIVTIKKDTTNLIGISIGGGAPLCPCLYIVQIFDNTPAAKDGTLQSGDEIVGVNGASVKGKTKVEVAKMIQACKDEVSIKYNKLHADPQQGKTLDIVLKKVKHRLVENMSTTTADALGLSRAILCNDTLVKKLDELEATELMYKKLVDHSKYVLKSFFKLLQVYKAFGDAFAAIGVREPQPRASETFRQFGDCHRQMEKFGITTLKALKPILNDLGTYLNKAIPDTKLTIRKYADAKFEYLSYCLKVKEMDDEEHGYSVLQEPLYRVETGNYEYRLILHCRQEARSRFAQLRSDVLVKMELLDNKHVQDVVWQLQRFVSGLASFHSNVYELLKGNKLFPIETDLAQSAFQYKSTGPVLQDDEDADDDEPVQAMEATENNVGQLSPSKVDPNYITPGHTHTTSQNESQITSTNNIHELISTNQTYDNSQSLNDLILNSENSNLLGASLQTDLSSFQNLKSSSVGQQLSGSDSFDLLMNSNQDLVNVQSVSSSLQNLTSDLNNLSENLDSLIQNQLIPGVSEIQSGPSNESIENVLSKPSVNGAEKNVDYLLD
- the PICK1 gene encoding PRKCA-binding protein isoform X2, coding for MAARYSSIDYVPLETLSQWLAIPTMFTEDRMGMVVTSGIVTIKKDTTNLIGISIGGGAPLCPCLYIVQIFDNTPAAKDGTLQSGDEIVGVNGASVKGKTKVEVAKMIQACKDEVSIKYNKLHADPQQGKTLDIVLKKVKHRLVENMSTTTADALGLSRAILCNDTLVKKLDELEATELMYKKLVDHSKYVLKSFFKLLQVYKAFGDAFAAIGVREPQPRASETFRQFGDCHRQMEKFGITTLKALKPILNDLGTYLNKAIPDTKLTIRKYADAKFEYLSYCLKVKEMDDEEHGYSVLQEPLYRVETGNYEYRLILHCRQEARSRFAQLRSDVLVKMELLDNKHVQDVVWQLQRFVSGLASFHSNVYELLKGNKLFPIETDLAQSAFQYKSTGPVLQDDEDADDDEPVQAMEATENNVGQLSPSKVDPNYITPGHTHTTSQNESQITSTNNIHELISTNQTYDNSQSLNDLILNSENSNLLGASLQTDLSSFQNLKSSSVGQQLSGSDSFDLLMNSNQDLVNVQSVSSSLQNLTSDLNNLSENLDSLIQNQLIPGVSEIQSGPSNESIENVLSKPSVNGAEKNVDYLLD